The Arthrobacter alpinus genome contains a region encoding:
- a CDS encoding Gfo/Idh/MocA family protein — protein sequence MNTQRPIKIAIASFAHEHALSYASILSRMPGIEILTADPDGALATDGATRGSELAHQMGLNYVDDYSDLLAWQPDAVIVTSENSRHRELVERAAGAGAHILCEKPIATEIKDAEAMVAACRDAGAILMIAYPVRFSPAFASLKNHLAAGHLGEPISVSGTNNGKIPSTSRGWFTDQELAGGGALIDHIVHCADLIDSMTDGEQPLSVYAVANTILHADKNISVETGGLVTITYESGLIASIDCSWSLPDSAATWGSLTLQVVGTKGTIEIEPFTESISGIGADGPLHVTSSPNLDRLLLAEFISAVRHSGRAVFGSTPKISAQPDGGVGIRTLKIVAAARTSAKNHQPVLISQLNAPHPAV from the coding sequence ATGAACACACAACGGCCAATCAAAATTGCCATCGCCTCTTTTGCCCACGAACACGCCCTCAGTTACGCATCGATCCTGTCGAGAATGCCAGGCATTGAAATATTGACAGCTGACCCTGACGGTGCACTGGCCACCGATGGCGCCACGAGGGGGTCAGAGTTAGCACACCAGATGGGTCTCAACTACGTCGACGACTATAGCGACCTACTCGCTTGGCAACCCGACGCAGTCATAGTAACCAGCGAAAATTCTCGTCACCGAGAACTAGTCGAACGCGCTGCAGGAGCGGGCGCACACATTCTATGTGAGAAGCCAATCGCCACGGAAATCAAAGATGCCGAGGCAATGGTGGCGGCGTGCCGCGACGCTGGAGCAATACTCATGATCGCCTATCCGGTGCGCTTCTCTCCCGCATTTGCATCCCTAAAGAACCACCTAGCAGCCGGCCATTTGGGGGAACCGATTTCAGTATCCGGAACCAACAACGGAAAAATACCTAGCACCTCTCGCGGCTGGTTCACTGACCAAGAGCTGGCAGGCGGTGGCGCACTCATCGACCACATCGTGCATTGCGCTGACCTTATCGATTCAATGACCGACGGAGAACAACCCCTTAGTGTCTACGCTGTCGCAAATACGATCCTCCACGCTGATAAAAACATCAGCGTGGAAACCGGCGGATTAGTCACGATCACCTATGAAAGCGGCCTCATCGCTTCAATTGACTGTTCATGGAGCCTCCCCGACTCCGCAGCGACCTGGGGTAGCTTGACGTTGCAGGTCGTCGGTACGAAAGGAACGATCGAAATAGAACCATTTACTGAGAGCATCTCAGGAATTGGTGCCGACGGCCCCCTCCATGTCACCAGCTCACCCAATCTGGACCGTCTTCTGCTCGCCGAATTTATTTCGGCAGTTCGCCATTCTGGCAGGGCCGTCTTTGGCTCAACCCCAAAAATCTCGGCCCAGCCCGACGGGGGCGTTGGCATTCGAACTCTAAAGATCGTTGCCGCCGCAAGAACGTCCGCGAAGAATCACCAACCAGTGTTGATCTCACAATTGAACGCACCTCACCCAGCAGTTTAG
- a CDS encoding response regulator transcription factor, with product MQPSPIRILLADSDYLVCKGLESLLAESREVSLEEVSSTGNEAIDAAQRLNPDLVLMESQLRNVSSVEATQHILASVPSTKVVMFSSVCDLKTMTRAHSAGASSYLSKCSIRTDLAAALRMIYAGNVIYAKPTDAVTFPRQSDNESKLAAHLLMSTSSRDKRLISALVGGNTNKQISALLHVSPATVKGDLVKIMERLNVINRVQLAVLAVHSGLLDDPAPDSQPNGSLRTANILPIPNKSQQLTRYP from the coding sequence ATGCAACCATCGCCCATTCGAATCCTCCTCGCCGATAGCGACTATTTGGTATGCAAGGGACTCGAGAGTCTCCTTGCTGAATCTCGGGAAGTTAGCCTCGAAGAAGTTAGCTCCACTGGCAACGAAGCCATCGATGCAGCACAAAGGCTCAACCCTGATCTGGTCCTCATGGAATCTCAACTACGCAATGTATCCAGTGTGGAAGCCACCCAACATATTTTGGCCTCTGTACCAAGCACCAAAGTTGTGATGTTCTCATCCGTTTGCGATCTCAAAACTATGACGCGGGCCCATTCTGCGGGAGCATCCAGCTATCTGTCTAAATGTTCCATTAGGACCGACTTAGCAGCGGCGTTACGGATGATCTACGCAGGGAATGTGATCTACGCGAAACCGACCGACGCGGTGACTTTCCCTAGACAGTCAGACAACGAAAGTAAACTCGCTGCCCACCTTTTGATGTCAACCTCTTCACGAGACAAACGACTCATCTCAGCCCTAGTAGGAGGAAATACCAACAAGCAAATTTCTGCCCTCCTGCACGTCAGTCCAGCCACGGTGAAGGGCGATCTAGTCAAAATCATGGAACGGCTCAACGTCATCAACCGCGTCCAGCTAGCAGTGTTGGCAGTCCATTCTGGACTCCTCGACGATCCTGCACCAGATTCCCAGCCGAACGGATCGCTACGAACGGCGAACATACTCCCTATACCAAATAAGAGCCAGCAACTAACCAGGTACCCATAA
- the glsA gene encoding glutaminase A produces the protein MLDVNIDGVEQAVSTGSLPEWGRVDDLVVAAHERNSTCQDGSVADYIPELAQADPELFGVCVVDVDGGEHAAGDAAAEFSIQSISKAFVYALVCEEFGHQAIADLVGVNNTGLAFNSVIAIELNDGHPMNPMVNAGALATTALMRGLTAADQWEAIKSGLSSFAGRELELDQVVYRSEAATNTRNRAIAGLLESYGRIKRPPLEVVDVYTKQCSLRVSARDLAVMAATLADGGVNPVTGVRVVSAQVCRDTLAVLAANGLYERSGEWLFEIGLPGKSGVAGGLITIAPGKAGIGTFSPRLDQAGNSVRGQQATAYLSRVLGLNIFASAAKQPKDNTLNVD, from the coding sequence GTGTTGGATGTGAACATTGATGGCGTTGAGCAGGCGGTCTCCACAGGAAGTCTTCCCGAGTGGGGGCGCGTTGATGATCTCGTTGTGGCAGCCCACGAGCGCAACAGCACCTGCCAGGACGGGTCCGTGGCGGACTACATCCCGGAGCTGGCGCAGGCTGATCCAGAGTTGTTCGGCGTCTGTGTGGTGGATGTTGACGGTGGGGAACATGCAGCTGGTGATGCGGCTGCTGAGTTCTCGATCCAGTCAATTTCCAAGGCTTTCGTCTATGCACTTGTGTGCGAGGAGTTCGGTCATCAGGCCATCGCTGACTTGGTTGGCGTGAACAACACGGGGCTGGCGTTCAATTCGGTCATTGCCATTGAGCTAAATGATGGCCACCCCATGAATCCGATGGTCAATGCCGGTGCACTGGCCACCACGGCCCTTATGCGCGGGTTGACAGCTGCCGATCAGTGGGAAGCCATCAAGTCGGGCCTGTCCAGTTTCGCCGGGCGTGAACTGGAACTGGACCAGGTCGTTTATCGTTCCGAGGCTGCGACGAACACGCGCAACCGCGCCATCGCAGGCCTGCTCGAAAGCTATGGAAGGATCAAACGGCCACCTCTGGAAGTCGTGGACGTGTACACGAAGCAGTGTTCGCTGCGTGTCAGCGCCCGAGACTTGGCCGTCATGGCAGCCACCCTTGCCGACGGTGGCGTCAATCCGGTTACCGGTGTCCGCGTTGTCTCCGCCCAGGTGTGCCGCGACACCCTCGCCGTCCTGGCCGCCAACGGCCTCTATGAACGTTCCGGTGAATGGTTGTTCGAGATCGGTCTGCCTGGAAAATCCGGGGTTGCTGGGGGCCTGATCACCATCGCGCCTGGCAAAGCGGGCATAGGAACCTTCTCACCCAGATTGGACCAGGCCGGCAACAGCGTACGTGGACAACAAGCAACCGCCTACCTCTCCCGCGTCCTCGGCCTGAACATCTTCGCCTCGGCCGCCAAACAACCGAAGGACAACACCCTCAATGTCGACTAA
- a CDS encoding MFS transporter: MREPRVSWVPMVGLFLAQVLMSFNVAALPVSLGGMVQDFSAAPTTVSTVIVTYGLVVAALVMVGAKLGQRIGWVVIFRVVVALFAVSALMMIFAPTIGWAIAAQAFAGASAAIIVPSLVALIAENYHGTQQATAIGSLGSARALSGVSAFLIGGTLGTLVGWRPVFGIVLLLAVTVFIFSFRLHADRGNPSVKIDIVGAALIGAGIISLTLGFNNFNAWGPLLATTNAPFNILGLSPAPLLVVAGIILGQGFFVWTRRQTKNGKEPLVSLAVLGSSSERAAVYAMFIVVSLEAALNFTVPLYIQIVQGRTPFDTALAMMPFNLTVFITATLVVRFYNRFAPRTIAVFSFILTTVALAWLALVVNNNWETLPTILGLFVFGVGQGALVTLVFNVLVTAAPKELAGDVGSIRGTTQNLAGAVGTALAGAMLVTILGLSIGQATLNNVDLPPSLVAQVDLDNVNFISNDDLRETLTQTTATETQIESAVAINTDARLSTLKIGLLILASLSAIAILPASRLPKYLPHEIPDPQPTR, encoded by the coding sequence GTGAGGGAACCGAGAGTCTCCTGGGTACCCATGGTCGGACTCTTCCTGGCCCAGGTCCTCATGTCATTCAACGTTGCTGCATTGCCCGTGTCACTCGGGGGCATGGTTCAGGACTTTAGCGCCGCACCCACCACCGTCAGTACAGTAATTGTTACGTATGGGCTGGTCGTAGCGGCCCTTGTCATGGTGGGTGCGAAACTGGGCCAGCGCATCGGATGGGTCGTCATCTTCCGCGTCGTCGTGGCGCTCTTCGCAGTTTCGGCCCTGATGATGATCTTCGCCCCCACCATTGGGTGGGCGATTGCGGCTCAGGCCTTCGCGGGCGCTTCGGCCGCGATTATTGTCCCTTCCCTAGTTGCACTGATCGCCGAAAACTATCACGGCACCCAACAAGCAACGGCGATCGGTTCACTGGGTTCAGCCCGTGCACTCTCGGGAGTCAGCGCCTTCCTGATCGGAGGGACGCTAGGAACACTAGTGGGCTGGAGACCAGTATTTGGCATCGTCCTACTCCTTGCCGTGACAGTTTTCATTTTCAGCTTCCGACTCCACGCCGACAGAGGCAATCCTTCGGTCAAGATCGACATCGTAGGGGCCGCGCTCATCGGCGCAGGAATCATCTCCCTCACCTTGGGCTTCAACAACTTCAACGCCTGGGGACCACTTCTTGCGACCACAAACGCACCCTTCAATATCCTGGGGCTTTCCCCCGCACCACTACTCGTCGTAGCAGGAATTATTCTGGGCCAAGGTTTCTTTGTCTGGACGAGGCGACAGACAAAAAACGGCAAAGAACCCCTAGTCAGTTTGGCGGTCCTGGGCTCCTCGTCTGAACGCGCAGCCGTCTACGCGATGTTCATTGTCGTTTCCCTGGAAGCAGCATTGAACTTTACTGTTCCCCTCTACATCCAGATCGTTCAAGGCAGAACCCCTTTCGACACTGCACTCGCGATGATGCCGTTCAACCTGACCGTTTTCATCACCGCCACACTCGTCGTGCGCTTCTACAACCGATTCGCCCCACGCACCATCGCCGTATTCTCATTCATCCTCACCACAGTTGCCCTGGCGTGGCTGGCCCTAGTTGTCAACAACAATTGGGAGACACTGCCAACCATTCTCGGCTTGTTTGTCTTCGGCGTCGGACAAGGCGCTTTGGTCACACTCGTCTTCAATGTCCTAGTCACCGCCGCGCCGAAGGAACTCGCAGGAGACGTCGGCTCTATTCGAGGAACAACCCAAAACCTCGCCGGCGCTGTTGGCACTGCCCTCGCCGGGGCAATGTTGGTGACAATACTCGGACTCAGCATCGGCCAAGCAACACTCAATAATGTCGACCTTCCACCATCACTAGTCGCCCAAGTGGACCTAGACAACGTTAACTTCATCAGCAACGACGACCTCCGCGAAACACTGACCCAAACAACAGCGACGGAGACCCAAATTGAATCGGCCGTCGCCATCAACACAGATGCCCGTCTCAGCACCCTGAAGATAGGCCTTCTCATCCTCGCGTCCCTCAGCGCCATCGCCATCCTGCCCGCCAGCCGCCTACCAAAATACCTACCCCACGAAATCCCCGACCCCCAACCCACCCGATAG
- a CDS encoding helix-turn-helix domain-containing protein encodes MGQRREFKEITNDQAVIAWQSIRQADAARALVLKDVVHLLTTRGLSVRKIAAELGESRSQVNRIIKAGPKPVLLSDDPRADETLMFADVAWKAVGGRPIGTPWAVKTERLSAALADKFPGETLSTQFYARNNTVFVILEDGTGLRYSWESELLSQHQPQTGTEVVPEDRYKLTFE; translated from the coding sequence AGTTCAAGGAAATCACCAACGACCAAGCTGTCATCGCTTGGCAGTCCATCAGACAGGCTGACGCGGCCCGGGCCTTGGTCCTCAAAGACGTAGTGCACTTGTTGACAACGCGTGGTCTCAGCGTCCGGAAAATCGCCGCGGAACTAGGCGAGAGCAGGAGCCAAGTCAACCGCATCATCAAAGCCGGGCCAAAGCCCGTATTGCTCAGTGATGACCCGCGCGCGGACGAAACACTGATGTTCGCGGATGTTGCCTGGAAGGCCGTGGGCGGAAGGCCCATCGGGACCCCCTGGGCTGTTAAGACCGAGCGGTTAAGCGCAGCATTGGCAGACAAGTTCCCGGGCGAAACTTTAAGTACCCAGTTTTACGCACGAAACAACACAGTGTTCGTGATTCTCGAAGACGGCACCGGTCTTCGCTACAGCTGGGAAAGCGAGCTTCTGAGTCAGCACCAGCCGCAAACTGGTACGGAAGTCGTCCCGGAAGACCGCTACAAGCTCACCTTTGAATAA